A stretch of Camelina sativa cultivar DH55 chromosome 18, Cs, whole genome shotgun sequence DNA encodes these proteins:
- the LOC104760559 gene encoding WD repeat-containing protein 26-like isoform X1, whose protein sequence is MENGLWELLGSKGLLKKHEFIRVLVQCLYSLGFKKSASCLEHESNILYKSVDFGLLEKQVLSGNWDSCVAVLDRIFDSSSDDTRNTALYLVLKQCLVEYLKQGDVSLALNVLRKQAPLLGMGKDKIHRLACDIVYSKEMESGEADSFLVQDLRKNLLVELEKLIPLPIVIGERRLEHLVESAVLHQIDTCLYHNSWDAVSLYKDHCCGRDQIPSETVQILMAHKNEVWFVQFSNSGKYLATASSDYTAMIWKVLDDNKVELKHTLESHQNPVSFVSWSPDDTKLLTCGNAEVLKLWDVETGVLRHTFGNNNTGFTVSSCAWFPDSARLVCGSSDPERGIVMWDTDGNEIKAWRGTRIPKVVDLAVTPDGESMITVFSDKEIRILHLETKVERVISEEQPITSLSVSGDGKFFIVNLSSQEIHLWDLAGDWKQPLKFSGHRQSKYVIRSCFGGLNSSFIASGSEDSQVYLWNLKNAKPLEVLSGHSMTVNCVSWNPRNPRMLASASDDQTIRIWGPGKPNNPENWLDNQKMQ, encoded by the exons ATGGAGAATGGGTTATGGGAACTTTTAGGTTCAAAAGGGTTATtgaaaaaacatgaatttattagggttttggttcagTGCTTATACTCATTAGGATTCAAGAAGTCTGCTTCTTGTTTGGAACACGAGTCTAACATCTTGTATAAGTCAGTCGATTTCGGGCTTCTCGAAAAGCAAGTTTTGAGTGGGAATTGGGATAGTTGCGTTGCGGTCCTGGACAGGATTTTTGATAGTTCCAGTGATGACACGAGAAACACGGCTTTGTATCTTGTGTTGAAGCAATGTTTGGTTGAGTATTTGAAACAAGGTGATGTTTCTTTGGCCTTGAATGTGCTACGGAAGCAAGCTCCGTTGTTAGGGATGGGAAAAGATAAGATTCACAGGCTTGCTTGTGATATTGTTTATTCTAAAGAGATGGAATCCGGTGAAGCAGACAGCTTTTTGGTTCAGGATTTGAGGAAAAATTTGTTGGTTGAACTTGAGAAGTTGATTCCACTGCCAATTGTTATTGGTGAGAGAAGGTTGGAACATTTGGTTGAGTCTGCTGTGCTGCACCAGATTGATACATGTCTGTATCATAACTCATGGGATGCAGTTTCACTTTACAAAGATCACTGTTGCGGTAGAGATCAGATTCCTTCCGAAACAGTTCAG ATTTTGATGGCACACAAAAATGAAGTGTGGTTCGTGCAATTCTCTAATAGTGGCAAATATCTGGCCACTGCATCAAGCGATTATACAGCTATGATATGGAAG GTACTGGATGACAACAAAGTCGAACTGAAGCACACGCTTGAGAGCCACCAAAATCcagtttcttttgtttcgtgGAGCCCTGACGATACTAAACTGCTAACATGCGGAAACGCTGAGGTTCTTAAGCTATGGGATGTTGAAACAGGTGTGTTGAGACACACATTTGGAAACAACAATACCGGATTCACGGTCAGCTCTTGTGCATGGTTCCCTGACTCAGCTCGGCTTGTCTGTGGCAGTTCTGACCCAGAAAGAGGGATTGTAATGTGGGATACTGATGGAAACGAGATCAAAGCTTGGAGAGGAACGAGGATTCCAAAG GTAGTGGATTTGGCTGTGACGCCGGATGGTGAGAGTATGATCACAGTGTTTTCGGATAAAGAGATCCGAATCTTGCATTTGGAGACAAAAGTCGAACGTGTTATCTCTGAGGAACAGCCGATTACTTCCCTTTCGGTTTCGGGTGATGGTAAGTTCTTTATAGTCAACTTGAGCAGCCAAGAGATACATCTATGGGATCTTGCTGGAGACTGGAAACAACCATTGAAGTTCTCGGGTCACAGGCAGAGCAAGTACGTGATACGGTCATGTTTTGGTGGGTTGAACAGTTCGTTCATTGCCAGTGGAAGCGAGGATTCACAA GTGTACTTATGGAATCTGAAGAATGCAAAGCCACTTGAGGTGTTATCAGGTCATTCCATGACTGTTAACTGTGTGAGCTGGAACCCGAGAAATCCCCGGATGCTGGCCTCTGCGAGTGATGACCAGACCATCCGTATATGGGGACCGGGCAAACCGAACAATCCGGAGAATTGGTTAGATAACCAGAAAATGCAGTAG
- the LOC104760559 gene encoding WD repeat-containing protein 26-like isoform X2 — protein MENGLWELLGSKGLLKKHEFIRVLVQCLYSLGFKKSASCLEHESNILYKSVDFGLLEKQVLSGNWDSCVAVLDRIFDSSSDDTRNTALYLVLKQCLVEYLKQGDVSLALNVLRKQAPLLGMGKDKIHRLACDIVYSKEMESGEADSFLVQDLRKNLLVELEKLIPLPIVIGERRLEHLVESAVLHQIDTCLYHNSWDAVSLYKDHCCGRDQIPSETVQILMAHKNEVWFVQFSNSGKYLATASSDYTAMIWKVLDDNKVELKHTLESHQNPVSFVSWSPDDTKLLTCGNAEVLKLWDVETGVLRHTFGNNNTGFTVSSCAWFPDSARLVCGSSDPERGIVMWDTDGNEIKAWRGTRIPKVVDLAVTPDGESMITVFSDKEIRILHLETKVERVISEEQPITSLSVSGDGKFFIVNLSSQEIHLWDLAGDWKQPLKFSGHRQSKYVIRSCFGGLNSSFIASGSEDSQVYLWNLKNAKPLEVLSGHSMTVNCVSWNPRNPRMLASASDNQKMQ, from the exons ATGGAGAATGGGTTATGGGAACTTTTAGGTTCAAAAGGGTTATtgaaaaaacatgaatttattagggttttggttcagTGCTTATACTCATTAGGATTCAAGAAGTCTGCTTCTTGTTTGGAACACGAGTCTAACATCTTGTATAAGTCAGTCGATTTCGGGCTTCTCGAAAAGCAAGTTTTGAGTGGGAATTGGGATAGTTGCGTTGCGGTCCTGGACAGGATTTTTGATAGTTCCAGTGATGACACGAGAAACACGGCTTTGTATCTTGTGTTGAAGCAATGTTTGGTTGAGTATTTGAAACAAGGTGATGTTTCTTTGGCCTTGAATGTGCTACGGAAGCAAGCTCCGTTGTTAGGGATGGGAAAAGATAAGATTCACAGGCTTGCTTGTGATATTGTTTATTCTAAAGAGATGGAATCCGGTGAAGCAGACAGCTTTTTGGTTCAGGATTTGAGGAAAAATTTGTTGGTTGAACTTGAGAAGTTGATTCCACTGCCAATTGTTATTGGTGAGAGAAGGTTGGAACATTTGGTTGAGTCTGCTGTGCTGCACCAGATTGATACATGTCTGTATCATAACTCATGGGATGCAGTTTCACTTTACAAAGATCACTGTTGCGGTAGAGATCAGATTCCTTCCGAAACAGTTCAG ATTTTGATGGCACACAAAAATGAAGTGTGGTTCGTGCAATTCTCTAATAGTGGCAAATATCTGGCCACTGCATCAAGCGATTATACAGCTATGATATGGAAG GTACTGGATGACAACAAAGTCGAACTGAAGCACACGCTTGAGAGCCACCAAAATCcagtttcttttgtttcgtgGAGCCCTGACGATACTAAACTGCTAACATGCGGAAACGCTGAGGTTCTTAAGCTATGGGATGTTGAAACAGGTGTGTTGAGACACACATTTGGAAACAACAATACCGGATTCACGGTCAGCTCTTGTGCATGGTTCCCTGACTCAGCTCGGCTTGTCTGTGGCAGTTCTGACCCAGAAAGAGGGATTGTAATGTGGGATACTGATGGAAACGAGATCAAAGCTTGGAGAGGAACGAGGATTCCAAAG GTAGTGGATTTGGCTGTGACGCCGGATGGTGAGAGTATGATCACAGTGTTTTCGGATAAAGAGATCCGAATCTTGCATTTGGAGACAAAAGTCGAACGTGTTATCTCTGAGGAACAGCCGATTACTTCCCTTTCGGTTTCGGGTGATGGTAAGTTCTTTATAGTCAACTTGAGCAGCCAAGAGATACATCTATGGGATCTTGCTGGAGACTGGAAACAACCATTGAAGTTCTCGGGTCACAGGCAGAGCAAGTACGTGATACGGTCATGTTTTGGTGGGTTGAACAGTTCGTTCATTGCCAGTGGAAGCGAGGATTCACAA GTGTACTTATGGAATCTGAAGAATGCAAAGCCACTTGAGGTGTTATCAGGTCATTCCATGACTGTTAACTGTGTGAGCTGGAACCCGAGAAATCCCCGGATGCTGGCCTCTGCGAGTG ATAACCAGAAAATGCAGTAG